A genomic window from Purpureocillium takamizusanense chromosome 2, complete sequence includes:
- a CDS encoding uncharacterized protein (COG:S~EggNog:ENOG503Q4RR): protein MSHPNLADDSDVFFSPSTAARPAVTLSSSSASSSSTAAREPPARPRPAPALEVSRRASASASPARLPRSSSLLPPPRAVAEAATTSGPTYALHAPEHPLTRESAAHLDRPLTPTHQPERAENKVPFLSLPPILPLPPLEEGSEGRPLSLEVLPGGDVSDRDTSGPSPDPIRPATSHTLYRMPNEPARDGYADRNRSRSRNGKSSVDLTRPKAPKPPSQKAMLSRALQKANTAVQLDNAQNFEGARLAYAEACDLLQQVLLRTSGDDDKKKLEAIRRTYASRIEELDQMGPWNSNDSNKALPARPESNEYQPSPDVEDDNEEIVIGTASTVNYARDDPRRSPALYRTGASPTRERRDGHVRDASEDSLRNTTSTPSAPLRSAFSRSPARLRQQKEAARRESESVPPPLSTLRAASPAKPYTDGSDETLPQERSFTPGSWGDTPDVGAYGRDGSQNSWLDAIDESGGSSGSSVHSRTSSMGYRRKHLRGISGNTENEFDTALDAAIEAAYDDGYEPMGSDNLDADDASDEIVNKALRKVEMARERVRQTEREAYGTEKPRRRQPEPIPERQESPADFYDDDSSEEEERMLEEMTRGYGIESFIMNQDRKQSISRPESRAAAGTHRQTPSDPASAMDMKPLPPIEKPGPRGPVSKNLMPSAPPPMQSLPELPAQRSASSQSVRNRRLSGQNPKQLKIETSTLRPPPTPVREDAGQPHAGSTPVGREADAITADTARSSAEARQQESPPMATMPPTQTMTLGSPPSSRGRVDGDDAAGRSGSPIAQRIRKNFSSSSLRSIKSRNVSLSNLDDASDMSPGTPSSNTPVGNLRAPAVPALPTPLSSGFRENPDGSAAGGLHLFEDSFHLPTSPGSPNPMSMDAPVALEPCPNDYMLRPFWLMRCLYQTMVHPRGGYLSTKLFVPRDVWKVKGVKLKYLEDKIANCDYLTAALLKLAKVDTCDADAVLEEMQLLEGVLEQVQATLTRGRLGSEVGVHSSGSLFREASNVVEGDGSTSMPRAPSMSSKSSSFSWRRLRSKNSAVGLGGAYNSRLSSVEGTKEALTLPTLPMTAQPTSRPAKRDVSSAQFSGPNAHYMASLARLFDAAQVVDQIARQVEDPGLRHADKTQVGLELCTRHAAEFFGFYICRFVLTDVSLLLDKFIKRGSEWVLS from the exons ATGAGCCATCCGAACCTGGCCGACGACTCTgacgtcttcttctccccgtccaccgccgcccgaccTGCCGTGActctttcctcctcctccgcatcctcctcctcaacgGCCGCTCGAgagccccccgcccgcccgaggCCAGCCCCTGCCCTCGAGGTATCGCGCAGGGCCtcagcctccgcctcgcctgcgcggctgccgcgatcgtcgtcgctgctgcctcccccgcgcgccgtcgcagaAGCCGCAACCACGTCTGGCCCAACATATGCGCTCCATGCCCCGGAACACCCATTGACACGAGAATCCGCGGCACACCTCGACCGGCCCCTGACGCCCACGCATCAACCGGAGCGTGCCGAGAACAAGGTCCCGTTCCTCTCCCTGCCTCCAATCCTCCCGCTCCCCCCTCTTGAGGAAGGATCTGAGGGCAGGCCCTTGAGCCTGGAGGtcctgcccggcggcgacgtcagcGACCGCGACACGtccggcccgtcgcccgaTCCCATACGCCCAGCTACTTCCCACACTCTATACAGAATGCCCAACGAACCGGCCCGGGACGGCTACGCCGATCGGAACCGTTCCAGAAGCCGCAATGGCAAGAGCAGCGTCGACTTGACCAGGCCCAAGGCCCCAAAACCGCCATCCCAGAAAGCCATGCTTTCTCGTGCGCTGCAAAAGGCAAACACGGCCGTCCAACTGGACAACGCACAAAACTTTGAGGGGGCCCGGCTAGCCTATGCCGAAGCATGCGACTTGCTGCAGCAAGTGCTCCTCAGAACGTcaggcgacgatgacaagaAAAAGCTTGAAGCCATT CGTCGAACCTATGCCAGTCGAATCGAGGAACTGGACCAAATGGGTCCCTGGAACAGCAATGACTCCAACAAGGCCttgccagccaggccagagAGCAACGAGTATCAGCCGAGCCCCGATGTCGAAGACGACAACGAGGAAATTGTCATTGGAACGGCCAGCACGGTCAACTACGCCAGAGACGATCCAAGACGCAGCCCTGCGTTGTATCGAACCGGCGCCTCGCCAACACGAGAACGGAGAGATGGCCACGTAAGAGACGCCTCTGAAGACAGCTTGCGAAATACTACGAGCACTCCAAGTGCGCCGCTGCGTTCGGCCTTTTCAcggtcgcccgcccgactGCGACAGCAGAAGGAGGCCGCCAGACGCGAGAGCGAGtctgtgccgccgccattaTCGACCCTTCGCGCAGCGTCTCCCGCAAAGCCCTACACTGACGGTTCCGACGAGACGCTGCCGCAGGAGAGGTCCTTCACACCTGGATCATGGGGCGACACACCAGACGTCGGGGCGTATGGCCGAGACGGCAGTCAGAACTCTTGGTTGGATGCCATCGACGAGTCTGGTGGCTCGAGCGGCTCTTCGGTCCATTCGCGCACATCGTCTATGGGCTACAGGAGGAAACATCTCCGAGGCATCAGCGGCAACACAGAGAACGAATTCGACACGGCACTCGATGCAGCCATTGAGGCAGCATACGACGATGGATACGAACCGATGGGCTCCGATAatctcgacgccgacgacgcgagTGACGAAATCGTCAACAAGGCGCTGCGAAAGGTGGAAATGGCCCGGGAGCGGGTGCGCCAGACGGAGCGCGAGGCATACGGCACCGAaaagccgcggcggcggcaacccgAGCCAATTCCCGAAAGACAGGAATCGCCTGCCGACTTTTACGATGACGACTCAtcagaagaggaggagcgAATGCTCGAGGAGATGACGCGTGGCTATGGCATCGAGAGCTTCATCATGAACCAAGACAGGAAGCAATCTATATCGCGACCCGAgtcgagagccgccgccggtacACACCGCCAGACTCCCTCGGACCCTGCGTCGGCGATGGACatgaagccgctgccgcccatcgAGAAGCCGGGGCCACGTGGCCCCGTCTCCAAGAACCTGATgccatctgcgccgccgccgatgcaaTCTTTGCCGGAGCTACCCGCTCAAcggtccgcctcgtcgcagaGCGTTCGCAACCGTCGGCTGTCGGGACAGAACCCAAAGCAGCTCAAGATCGAAACGAGCACACTCCGTCCACCGCCTACCCCCGTCAGAGAGGACGCAGGCCAGCCGCATGCGGGGTCTACGCCCGTCGGACGagaggccgacgccatcacggccgacacggctcgctcgtcggcggaggcAAGACAGCAagagtcgccgccgatggcgacaaTGCCCCCTACTCAAACGATGACTCTTGGGTCACCGCCCAGCAGCCGAGGGCGAGTGGACGGAGACGACGCAGCCGGGCGGTCCGGGTCGCCCATCGCACAGCGTATTCGCAAGAacttctcgtcgtcgagtctgAGGAGCATCAAGAGCAGGAACGTGTCTCTGTCGAATCTCGACGATGCCTCGGACATGTCCCCAGGAACGCCATCGAGCAACACGCCGGTTGGCAACTTGCGGGCACCCGCAGTGCCGGCGCTTCCGACGCCGCTGAGCTCAGGCTTCCGCGAGAACCCGGACGGATCCGCAGCGGGTGGCCTTCACCTGTTCGAGGACAGCTTCCATCTGCCGACCAGTCCGGGGTCACCGAACCCGATGTCGATGGATgcgcccgtcgccctggAGCCCTGCCCCAACGACTACATGCTTCGGCCGTTCTGGCTGATGCGCTGCCTGTACCAAACAATGGTGCACCCGAGGGGCGGCTATCTCAGCACCAAGCTCTTTGTCCCCAGAGATGTGTGGAAGGTCAAGGGCGTGAAGCTCAAGTACCTGGAAGACAAGATCGCCAACTGCGACTAcctcacggcggcgctgctgaaGCTGGCCAAGGTGGACACGTGCGACGCGGATGCGGTTCTCGAAGAGATGCAGTTGCTCGAGGGCGTTCTCGAACAGGTGCAAGCAACGCTGACGCGGGGGAGGCTCGGCAGCGAGGTGGGCGTTCACAGCTCGGGCTCACTGTTTCGGGAAGCGTCCAACGTGGTTGAGGGCGACGGGTCCACGAGTATGCCGCGTGCGCCAAGCATGTCGAGCAAATCATCGTCGttctcgtggcggcggctgaggtCTAAGAACTCGGCcgtgggcctcggcggcgcatACAACAGCAGGCTCAGCAGCGTGGAGGGGACCAAGGAGGCGTTGACACTGCCGACGCtgcccatgacggcgcagccgacgagccggccggccaagaGGGACGTGAGCTCGGCGCAGTTTTCCGGGCCGAATGCGCATTACATGGCCTCGCTTGCGCGCTTGTTTGACGCGGCGCAAGTAGTCG ACCAAATCGCGCGACAAGTCGAGGATCCCGGGCTGCGTCACGCCGACAAGACGCAAGTCGGACTAGAGTTGTGCACGCGACACGCGGCCGAGTTCTTTGGCTTCTACATCTGTCGGTTCGTGCTGACTGACGTGAGCCTGTTGCTTGACAAGTTTATCAAGCGCGGAAGTGAGTGGGTGCTGTCCTGA
- the GUF1 gene encoding Translation factor guf1 mitochondrial, variant 2 (COG:J~EggNog:ENOG503NVHB): MSWAWRAGAVWTRRCLSPAAGPTCMARCEERLFRRAYAAASTAKPSPKELEARIAAIPIERYRNFCIVAHIDHGKSTLSDRLLELTGTISASDGNKQILDKLDVERERGITVKAQTCTMIYKHRGDDYLLHLVDTPGHVDFRAEVTRSYASCGGALLLIDASQGIQAQTVSNFHLAFAQDLALVPVINKIDMPSADVPAVLDQMETSFELDPADAVLVSAKTGKGVPAVLPAVVEKIPHPRGDERAPLKFLLVDSWYDNFKGVVLLVRVFDGTIRAGDNVVSLGTGSKYTVGQVGIQYPDATPQTVLRAGQVGYVFFNPGMKRIQDAKLGDTFTTVGGEDRVEPLPGFEEPKPMVFVAAFPTDQSDYHRLADSIGQLVLNDRSVTLQKDFSEALGSGWRLGFLGSLHCSVFQDRLRQEHGRSIIITEPTVPTKIVWADGKEEVVQNPALFPEVSDHRIRSAGLFEPFVKATVTLPQEYLGRVIELCEANRGEQKSLEFFHGDQVILVYDVPSAQLVEDLFGKLKGATKGYATLDYEDAGWRQSKLVKLQLLVNKQPVDAICRVVHASQADRIGRHWVTKFKEHVDRQMFEVVIQATVGNKIIARETIKPFRKDVLAKLHASDITRRRKLLEKQKEGRKRLRAVGNVVIDQSAFQSFLSK; this comes from the exons ATGAGCTGGGCCTGGAGAGCCGGCGCGGTGTGGACGCGGCGGTGcctgtcgcccgccgcgggccctACATGTATGGCGCGGTGCGAAGAGCGCCTTTTCCGCCGCGCCTACGCCGCCGCATCGACCGCGAAGCCGTCGcccaaggagctcgaggcgcgcatcgccgccatcccgaTCGAGCGGTACCGCAACTTCTGCATCGTCGCGCACATCGACCACGGCAAGAGCACGCTCAGCGACCGCCTGCTCGAGCTCACGGGCACCATCTCGGCGAGCGACGGCAACAAGCAgatcctcgacaagctcgacgtcgagcgagAGCGCGGCATCACCGTCAAGGCGCAGACGTGCACCATGATCTACAAGCACAGGGGCGACGACTACCTGCTGCACCTGGTCGACACGCCCGGCCATGTCGACTTCCGCGCCGAGGTGACGCGCTCGTACgccagctgcggcggcgccctgctgctcatcGACGCCAGCCAGGGCATCCAGGCCCAGACCGTGTCCAACTTCcacctcgccttcgcccagGACCTGGCCCTGGTCCCCGTCATCAACAAGATCGACATGCCGTCGGCCGACGTCCCGGCCGTGCTCGACCAGATGGAGACGAGCTTCGAGCTCGaccccgccgacgccgtcctcgtcagcgccaagacgggcaagggcgtgcccgccgtgctgcccgccgtggtGGAGAAGATTCCGCACCCGCGGGGGGACGAAAGGGCGCCGCTCAAGTTCCTGCTGGTGGACTCGTGGTACGACAACTTCAagggcgtcgtgctgctggtccgCGTCTTTGACGGCAccatccgcgccggcgacaacgTCGTCTCCCTGGGCACGGGCAGCAAGTACACGGTCGGCCAGGTGGGCATTCAGTACCCCGACGCGACGCCCCAGACGGTTCTCCGTGCGGGCCAGGTCGGCTACGTCTTCTTCAACCCGGGCATGAAGCGGATCCAGGACGCCAAGCTGGGCGACACCTTCACAacggtcggcggcgaggacaggGTCGAGCCGTTGCCCGGCTTCGAGGAGCCCAAGCCCATGGTGTTCGTCGCGGCCTTCCCCACGGACCAGAGCGACTACCACCGGCTAGCCGACAGCATCGGGCAGCTGGTGCTCAACGACCGAAGCGTGACGCTGCAAAAGGACTTTTCCGAGGCGCTCGGCTCCGGGTGGCGGCTGGGCTTCCTGGGCAGCCTGCACTGCTCCGTGTTCCAGGACCGGCTCCGCCAGGAGCACGGCcggagcatcatcatcacggaGCCGACGGTGCCGACCAAGATTGTTtgggccgacggcaaggaggaggtggtgcagAACCCGGCGCTGTTCCCGGAAGTAAGCGACCACCGGATCCGCAGCGCCGGGCTGTTTGAGCC GTTCGTCAAGGCGACCGTGACACTGCCGCAAGAGTATCTCGGCCGGGTGATTGAGCTGTGCGAGGCCAATCGCGGCGAGCAAAAGAGCCTCGAGTTCTTCCACGGCGACCAGGTCATCCTGGTGTACGACGTTCCGTCGGCGCAGCTGGTCGAGGACCTGTTTGGCAAGCTCAAGGGTGCCAC CAAGGGGTACGCGACGCTCGACTACGAGGAcgcgggctggcggcagAGCAAGCTCGTcaagctccagctcctcgtcaacaagcagcccgtcgacgcaATCTGCCGGGTGGTGCACGCGTCGCAGGCCGACCGCATCGGGCGGCACTGGGTGACCAAGTTTAAGGAGCACGTCGACCGGCAAATGTTTG AGGTCGTGATCCAGGCCACCGTGGGCAACAAGATCATTGCGCGCGAGACCATCAAGCCGTTCCGCAAGGAcgtgctggccaagctgcACGCCAGCGACatcacgcggcggcgcaagctGCTGGAGAAGCAGAAGGAGGGCCGGAAGCGGCTGCGGGCGGTGGGCAACGTGGTGATTGACCAGTCGGCGTTTCAGAGCTTTCTGTCCAAGTAG
- the GUF1 gene encoding Translation factor guf1 mitochondrial (COG:J~EggNog:ENOG503NVHB), whose translation MSWAWRAGAVWTRRCLSPAAGPTCMARCEERLFRRAYAAASTAKPSPKELEARIAAIPIERYRNFCIVAHIDHGKSTLSDRLLELTGTISASDGNKQILDKLDVERERGITVKAQTCTMIYKHRGDDYLLHLVDTPGHVDFRAEVTRSYASCGGALLLIDASQGIQAQTVSNFHLAFAQDLALVPVINKIDMPSADVPAVLDQMETSFELDPADAVLVSAKTGKGVPAVLPAVVEKIPHPRGDERAPLKFLLVDSWYDNFKGVVLLVRVFDGTIRAGDNVVSLGTGSKYTVGQVGIQYPDATPQTVLRAGQVGYVFFNPGMKRIQDAKLGDTFTTVGGEDRVEPLPGFEEPKPMVFVAAFPTDQSDYHRLADSIGQLVLNDRSVTLQKDFSEALGSGWRLGFLGSLHCSVFQDRLRQEHGRSIIITEPTVPTKIVWADGKEEVVQNPALFPEVSDHRIRSAGLFEPFVKATVTLPQEYLGRVIELCEANRGEQKSLEFFHGDQVILVYDVPSAQLVEDLFGKLKGAT comes from the exons ATGAGCTGGGCCTGGAGAGCCGGCGCGGTGTGGACGCGGCGGTGcctgtcgcccgccgcgggccctACATGTATGGCGCGGTGCGAAGAGCGCCTTTTCCGCCGCGCCTACGCCGCCGCATCGACCGCGAAGCCGTCGcccaaggagctcgaggcgcgcatcgccgccatcccgaTCGAGCGGTACCGCAACTTCTGCATCGTCGCGCACATCGACCACGGCAAGAGCACGCTCAGCGACCGCCTGCTCGAGCTCACGGGCACCATCTCGGCGAGCGACGGCAACAAGCAgatcctcgacaagctcgacgtcgagcgagAGCGCGGCATCACCGTCAAGGCGCAGACGTGCACCATGATCTACAAGCACAGGGGCGACGACTACCTGCTGCACCTGGTCGACACGCCCGGCCATGTCGACTTCCGCGCCGAGGTGACGCGCTCGTACgccagctgcggcggcgccctgctgctcatcGACGCCAGCCAGGGCATCCAGGCCCAGACCGTGTCCAACTTCcacctcgccttcgcccagGACCTGGCCCTGGTCCCCGTCATCAACAAGATCGACATGCCGTCGGCCGACGTCCCGGCCGTGCTCGACCAGATGGAGACGAGCTTCGAGCTCGaccccgccgacgccgtcctcgtcagcgccaagacgggcaagggcgtgcccgccgtgctgcccgccgtggtGGAGAAGATTCCGCACCCGCGGGGGGACGAAAGGGCGCCGCTCAAGTTCCTGCTGGTGGACTCGTGGTACGACAACTTCAagggcgtcgtgctgctggtccgCGTCTTTGACGGCAccatccgcgccggcgacaacgTCGTCTCCCTGGGCACGGGCAGCAAGTACACGGTCGGCCAGGTGGGCATTCAGTACCCCGACGCGACGCCCCAGACGGTTCTCCGTGCGGGCCAGGTCGGCTACGTCTTCTTCAACCCGGGCATGAAGCGGATCCAGGACGCCAAGCTGGGCGACACCTTCACAacggtcggcggcgaggacaggGTCGAGCCGTTGCCCGGCTTCGAGGAGCCCAAGCCCATGGTGTTCGTCGCGGCCTTCCCCACGGACCAGAGCGACTACCACCGGCTAGCCGACAGCATCGGGCAGCTGGTGCTCAACGACCGAAGCGTGACGCTGCAAAAGGACTTTTCCGAGGCGCTCGGCTCCGGGTGGCGGCTGGGCTTCCTGGGCAGCCTGCACTGCTCCGTGTTCCAGGACCGGCTCCGCCAGGAGCACGGCcggagcatcatcatcacggaGCCGACGGTGCCGACCAAGATTGTTtgggccgacggcaaggaggaggtggtgcagAACCCGGCGCTGTTCCCGGAAGTAAGCGACCACCGGATCCGCAGCGCCGGGCTGTTTGAGCC GTTCGTCAAGGCGACCGTGACACTGCCGCAAGAGTATCTCGGCCGGGTGATTGAGCTGTGCGAGGCCAATCGCGGCGAGCAAAAGAGCCTCGAGTTCTTCCACGGCGACCAGGTCATCCTGGTGTACGACGTTCCGTCGGCGCAGCTGGTCGAGGACCTGTTTGGCAAGCTCAAGGGTGCCACGTGA
- a CDS encoding uncharacterized protein (EggNog:ENOG503P310~COG:G): protein MPPRAEDVAVIVSPMRRTLQTATLALDWLVDRGVRFEASADWQENSDQPCDTGSPLAAIAPSFPHVSFSDVSPLWPDKTTTTSSSSSSSPSTSSASASAEASSASASAAQLFGYTRASILARGRRALEALHARPERLVFVVSHSGFLRAGVCRWWFFNADYRIFDFDFVAVNDPAVSSEEGGEEKHQHQHHQQQQQQQARGEEDNRLLLRQHHSTDPKGGLGSSFAERVALGEGLPRGENGVAT, encoded by the exons ATGCCCCCGCGCGCAGAGGACGTGGCCGTCATCGTGAGCCCCATGCGCCGCACGctgcagacggcgacgctggcgttGGACTGGCTGGTCGACCGGGGGGTGCGCTTTGAGGCGAGCGCGGATTGGCAAG AAAACTCGGACCAGCCCTGCGACACGGGctcccccctcgccgccatcgccccgTCCTTTCCGCACGTCTCCTTTTCCGACGTGTCGCCCCTGTGGCCAGACAAGACGACCACcacatcctcctcctcctcttcttccccctccacatcatcagcatcagcatcagcggaagcatcatcagcatcagcatcagccgCCCAGCTCTTCGGCTACACCCGCGCCAGcatcctcgcccgcggccgccgcgccctcgaggccctgcacgcccgccccgagcgcctcgtcttcgtcgtctcgcaCTCGGGCTTCCtgcgcgccggcgtctgCCGCTGGTGGTTCTTTAACGCCGACTACCGTATCTTTGACTTTGACTTTGTTGCTGTCAACGACCCTGCTGTGTCCTcggaggaagggggagaagagaagcaccagcaccagcaccaccaacagcagcaacagcagcaggcgcgcggcgaagaagacAACCGGCTCCTGCTGAGGCAGCACCACAGCACGGATCCCAAGGGCGGGCTTGGCTCGTCGTTCGCCGAGAGGGTagcgctgggcgagggccTACCTCGGGGTGAGAATGGCGTCGCGACATAA
- a CDS encoding uncharacterized protein (EggNog:ENOG503P310~COG:G), with protein MPPTIVLIRHAQALHNAHRDHSIHDPPLTDLGLEQCASLRASLLERFGDGHDAEGRQQLALMPPRAEDVAVIVSPMRRTLQTATLALDWLVDRGVRFEASADWQENSDQPCDTGSPLAAIAPSFPHVSFSDVSPLWPDKTTTTSSSSSSSPSTSSASASAEASSASASAAQLFGYTRASILARGRRALEALHARPERLVFVVSHSGFLRAGVCRWWFFNADYRIFDFDFVAVNDPAVSSEEGGEEKHQHQHHQQQQQQQARGEEDNRLLLRQHHSTDPKGGLGSSFAERVALGEGLPRGENGVAT; from the exons atgcctcCCACCATCGTCCTCATCCGACACGCCCAAGCCCTACACAACGCCCACA GGGACCACTCCATCCACGACCCCCCGCTGAcggacctcggcctcgagcagtGCGCCTCCCTGcgcgcctccctcctcgagcgcttcggcgacggccacgatgccgaggGACGGCAGCAGCTTGCTCTAATGCCCCCGCGCGCAGAGGACGTGGCCGTCATCGTGAGCCCCATGCGCCGCACGctgcagacggcgacgctggcgttGGACTGGCTGGTCGACCGGGGGGTGCGCTTTGAGGCGAGCGCGGATTGGCAAG AAAACTCGGACCAGCCCTGCGACACGGGctcccccctcgccgccatcgccccgTCCTTTCCGCACGTCTCCTTTTCCGACGTGTCGCCCCTGTGGCCAGACAAGACGACCACcacatcctcctcctcctcttcttccccctccacatcatcagcatcagcatcagcggaagcatcatcagcatcagcatcagccgCCCAGCTCTTCGGCTACACCCGCGCCAGcatcctcgcccgcggccgccgcgccctcgaggccctgcacgcccgccccgagcgcctcgtcttcgtcgtctcgcaCTCGGGCTTCCtgcgcgccggcgtctgCCGCTGGTGGTTCTTTAACGCCGACTACCGTATCTTTGACTTTGACTTTGTTGCTGTCAACGACCCTGCTGTGTCCTcggaggaagggggagaagagaagcaccagcaccagcaccaccaacagcagcaacagcagcaggcgcgcggcgaagaagacAACCGGCTCCTGCTGAGGCAGCACCACAGCACGGATCCCAAGGGCGGGCTTGGCTCGTCGTTCGCCGAGAGGGTagcgctgggcgagggccTACCTCGGGGTGAGAATGGCGTCGCGACATAA
- a CDS encoding uncharacterized protein (SECRETED:SignalP(1-14~SECRETED:cutsite=CHQ-FP~SECRETED:prob=0.4041)~COG:Q~EggNog:ENOG503Q4RW) yields the protein MNLVLFMLVLYCHQFPPTKHTYYYQNNSVSPSRLSLSPTRKQAIMVGHGRYTTEKVTYPSHGEIVAGVLFRPTNVSNPPGVVVIGPYSFIKEQAPLQYATRLADEGYAALIFDPRTVGESSGTPRRLENPVMKNEDAVAGLDYLVGRGDVDASRLFLVGICQGGPESLDIASYDDRVRGVASVSGYFRDHETDIYMICAGCVAWEPGADIASMKMPTPEQGEALYKARLERAKRARELYDKTGEVVYQPLVDPQVADPTTGSLAGLPGPVVWSWYGPWTLRNFENRYAVMSDLDHFGYTTVPGVAKLDKPALVIHGDNCMNGPAARRHFESIPTKHKKLIWDNDVSHFQHYDQPDAIDRNIGEIAAWFQQHGETVA from the coding sequence ATGAATCTCGTCCTCTTCATGCTGGTCCTATACTGCCACCAATTCCCTCCGACAAAGCACACCTATTATTACCAGAATAACAGTGTTTCCCCCTCTCGTTTATCACTCTCTCCCACTCGCAAGCAAGCCATCATGGTTGGGCACGGTCGATACACCACCGAAAAGGTGACGTATCCATCCCACGGCGagatcgtcgccggcgtcctctTCCGCCCGACAAACGTATCCAACCCgccaggcgtcgtcgtcatcgggcCCTACTCGTTCATCAAGGagcaggcgccgctgcagtACGCGAcgcggctcgccgacgagggctACGCGGCGCTCATTTTCGACCCGCGCACCGTGGGCGAGAGCTCgggcacgccgcgccgcctcgagaaCCCGGTGATGAAGaacgaggacgccgtcgcggggcTCGActacctcgtcggccgcggcgacgtggacgcgTCGAGGCTCTTCCTCGTGGGCATCTGCCAGGGCGGGCCCGAGTCCCTCGACATCGCCTCGTACGACGACCGCGTCAGGGGCGTCGCCTCGGTGAGCGGCTACTTCCGCGACCACGAGACGGACATTTACATGATCTGCGCGGGGTGCGTCGCCTGGGAGCCCGGCGCGGACATTGCGTCGATGAAGATGCCCACGCCGGagcaaggcgaggcgctgtACAAGGCACGCCTGGAGCGCGCCAAAAGAGCCCGCGAGCTATAcgacaagacgggcgaggtcgTCTACCAGCCGCTCGTCGATCCCCAAGTCGCGGACCCCACGACGGGGTCGCTCGCCGGGCTGCCGGGCCCCGTCGTGTGGTCGTGGTACGGGCCGTGGACGCTCAGGAACTTTGAGAACCGCTACGCCGTCATGAGCGACCTGGATCACTTCGGCTACACCACCGTGCCGGGCGTGGCCAAGCTGGACAAGCCGGCGCTCGTCATTCACGGCGACAACTGCATGAAtggccccgcggcgaggcggcactTCGAGTCCATCCCCACCAAGCACAAGAAGCTCATCTGGGACAACGACGTGTCGCACTTTCAGCACTACGATCAGCCGGACGCGATTGATCGGAACATTGGCGAGATTGCGGCTTGGTTCCAGCAGCACGGGGAGACAGTGGCGTGA